A single genomic interval of Streptomyces sp. NBC_00663 harbors:
- a CDS encoding ATP-dependent DNA helicase UvrD2: MTAATHSPLFPQVPDSADAVLEGLDPEQREVATALHGPVCVLAGAGTGKTRAITHRIAYGVRAGILQPSSVLAVTFTNRAAGEMRGRLRQLGAAGVQARTFHSAALRQLQYFWPKAVGGSMPRLVDRKIQLVADAAAACRIRLDRGELRDVTGEIEWSKVTQTVPGDYALAAAKAGREAPRNPAEIAQLYAAYEDLKRDRAVIDFEDVLLLTVAVLQDRHDIADQVRAQYQHFVVDEYQDVSPLQQRLLELWLGDRDSLCVVGDASQTIYSFTGATPDHLLDFRTRHPGATVVKLVRDYRSTPQVVHLANGLLSQASGRAADHRLELVSQRAPGPEPVYSEHTDEPAEAEAAARRIRELLAAGVQAAEIAVLFRTNAQSETYEQALADAGVPYQLRGAERFFDRPEVRRAIVNLRGAARFGGNDSRLDDAPDLPSQVRAVLSGEGWTSQPPAGSGAVRERWESLAALVNLAQDFTAAQPDATLADLVAELDERANAQHAPTVQGVTLASLHSAKGLEWDVVFLVGVAEGMMPITYAKTDEQIEEERRLLYVGVTRAREHLHVSWALSRSPGGRPNRRPSRFLDGLRPGSATAVGRTGGGGPGGVERGFTSSTAADVVPRRIQRTPARCRVCGRTLTDAGEMKLMRCEDCPSDMDEGLYERLREWRGTQARLSGQPDFCVFTDRTLMAIAETEPSSPVELSRIPGVLKRKLDRYGADVLAICAGQDPGAEEVGD; this comes from the coding sequence GTGACAGCAGCAACGCACTCCCCCCTCTTCCCGCAGGTACCGGACTCGGCCGACGCGGTGCTCGAAGGGCTCGACCCCGAGCAGCGCGAGGTGGCCACCGCCCTGCACGGCCCGGTGTGCGTGCTGGCCGGGGCCGGGACCGGCAAGACCCGGGCGATCACCCACCGCATCGCCTACGGTGTGCGCGCCGGCATTCTCCAGCCCTCCAGCGTGCTGGCCGTCACCTTCACCAACCGCGCCGCCGGCGAGATGCGCGGCCGGCTCCGTCAGCTCGGCGCGGCCGGGGTCCAGGCCCGAACCTTCCACTCGGCCGCCCTGCGTCAGCTCCAGTACTTCTGGCCGAAAGCCGTCGGTGGCTCCATGCCCCGGCTCGTCGACCGCAAGATCCAGCTCGTCGCCGACGCCGCCGCCGCCTGTCGCATCCGCCTCGACCGCGGCGAGCTGCGGGACGTCACCGGTGAGATCGAGTGGTCCAAGGTCACCCAGACCGTCCCCGGCGACTACGCCCTCGCCGCCGCCAAGGCCGGCCGTGAGGCCCCCCGCAACCCGGCCGAGATCGCCCAGCTCTACGCCGCCTACGAAGACCTCAAGCGGGACCGCGCGGTCATCGACTTCGAGGACGTCCTGCTGCTGACGGTGGCCGTCCTCCAGGACCGGCATGACATCGCCGACCAGGTCCGCGCCCAGTACCAGCACTTCGTCGTCGACGAGTACCAGGACGTCAGCCCCCTCCAGCAGCGGCTGCTGGAGCTCTGGCTCGGAGACCGCGACAGCCTGTGTGTGGTCGGCGACGCCAGCCAGACGATCTACTCGTTCACAGGAGCAACTCCCGACCACCTTCTCGACTTCCGCACCCGCCACCCCGGCGCCACCGTCGTGAAGCTGGTCCGCGACTACCGCTCCACCCCCCAGGTCGTCCATCTCGCCAACGGCCTGCTCTCCCAGGCCAGCGGTCGCGCCGCCGACCACCGTCTGGAGCTGGTCTCCCAGCGCGCCCCCGGCCCCGAGCCCGTCTACAGCGAGCACACCGACGAGCCCGCCGAGGCCGAGGCCGCAGCCCGCCGCATCCGCGAACTGCTGGCTGCCGGCGTCCAGGCCGCCGAGATCGCCGTGCTGTTCCGTACGAACGCCCAGTCCGAGACCTACGAGCAGGCGCTCGCCGACGCCGGCGTCCCCTACCAGCTGCGGGGCGCCGAGCGGTTCTTCGACCGCCCCGAAGTGCGCAGAGCCATCGTCAACCTGCGCGGCGCGGCCCGTTTCGGCGGCAACGACTCACGGCTGGACGACGCCCCCGACCTGCCCTCCCAGGTGCGGGCCGTCCTCTCCGGCGAGGGCTGGACCTCGCAGCCCCCGGCGGGCTCCGGCGCGGTCAGGGAACGCTGGGAGTCGCTCGCCGCACTGGTGAACCTCGCCCAGGACTTCACCGCCGCCCAGCCCGACGCCACCCTCGCCGACCTCGTGGCCGAGCTCGACGAGCGGGCGAACGCCCAGCACGCCCCGACCGTCCAGGGCGTCACCCTCGCCTCCCTGCACTCGGCCAAGGGCCTGGAGTGGGATGTCGTCTTCCTGGTCGGCGTCGCCGAGGGCATGATGCCGATCACCTACGCAAAGACGGACGAGCAGATCGAGGAGGAGCGCCGTCTCCTCTACGTCGGTGTCACCCGCGCCCGCGAACACCTCCATGTGTCCTGGGCCCTCTCCCGCTCGCCCGGCGGCCGTCCCAACCGCCGCCCCAGCCGCTTTCTCGACGGACTGCGCCCCGGCTCGGCCACGGCCGTGGGGCGGACCGGCGGCGGAGGCCCCGGAGGCGTCGAACGGGGCTTCACGAGCAGTACGGCGGCCGATGTGGTGCCGCGCCGGATCCAGCGCACCCCGGCCCGCTGCCGGGTCTGCGGCCGCACACTCACCGACGCCGGCGAGATGAAGCTGATGCGCTGCGAGGACTGCCCCTCCGACATGGACGAAGGGCTCTACGAGCGGTTGCGCGAGTGGCGGGGGACCCAGGCCCGGCTCAGCGGTCAGCCGGACTTCTGTGTCTTCACGGACCGGACGCTGATGGCCATCGCCGAGACGGAGCCGAGCAGTCCGGTCGAGCTGTCACGCATTCCCGGAGTCCTCAAGCGCAAGCTCGACCGCTACGGAGCCGACGTTCTGGCCATCTGCGCAGGCCAGGACCCCGGGGCGGAAGAAGTTGGGGACTGA
- the nudC gene encoding NAD(+) diphosphatase translates to MTTWTDHTADRPISLTAPSGIDRAAHHRLDEAWLAAAWSHPTTRCFVVSGGQVLIDETPDGRTELLMTPAFEAPLTEAHRYFLGIDEDGVRYFALQKDSLPGRIDQSARPAGLREAGLLLSPREAGLMVHAVGLENWQRTHRFCSRCGERTVIAAAGHIRRCQACGAEHYPRTDPAVIMAVTDEDDRILLGRQVHWPEGRFSTLAGFVEPGESIEQAVRREVFEEAGITVGQVEYVASQPWPFPSSLMLGFLARSTSTEINVDGDEISEARWFSRDELGAAFDSGEVLPPYGISIAARLIELWYGKPLPTRSV, encoded by the coding sequence GTGACCACCTGGACCGACCACACCGCCGACCGACCCATCTCGCTCACCGCCCCCAGCGGCATCGACCGGGCCGCCCACCACCGGCTCGACGAGGCCTGGCTCGCGGCGGCCTGGAGCCACCCCACGACCCGATGCTTCGTGGTCTCCGGCGGTCAGGTCCTCATCGACGAGACGCCCGACGGCCGTACCGAACTCCTCATGACGCCCGCCTTCGAGGCTCCGCTCACGGAGGCGCACCGCTACTTCCTCGGCATCGACGAGGACGGCGTCCGCTACTTCGCCCTCCAGAAGGATTCCCTGCCCGGCCGTATCGACCAGTCCGCCCGCCCGGCGGGCCTGCGGGAAGCGGGTCTGCTGCTGTCGCCGCGCGAGGCGGGCCTCATGGTCCACGCCGTCGGCCTGGAGAACTGGCAGCGCACCCACCGCTTCTGCTCCCGCTGCGGCGAGCGCACCGTCATCGCCGCCGCCGGGCACATCCGCCGCTGCCAGGCCTGCGGAGCCGAGCACTACCCGCGCACCGACCCGGCCGTGATCATGGCCGTCACCGACGAGGACGACCGCATCCTGCTCGGCCGCCAGGTCCACTGGCCCGAGGGCCGCTTCTCGACGCTCGCCGGTTTCGTCGAGCCCGGCGAGTCCATCGAGCAGGCCGTGCGCCGGGAGGTCTTCGAGGAGGCCGGCATCACCGTCGGCCAGGTCGAGTACGTCGCCAGCCAGCCCTGGCCGTTCCCGTCCAGCCTCATGCTCGGCTTCCTGGCCCGCTCCACCTCCACCGAGATCAACGTCGACGGCGACGAGATCAGCGAGGCCCGCTGGTTCTCCCGCGACGAGCTGGGCGCCGCCTTCGACTCCGGCGAGGTCCTGCCGCCGTACGGCATCTCGATCGCGGCCCGTCTGATCGAGCTCTGGTACGGCAAGCCGCTGCCGACGCGCAGCGTCTGA
- a CDS encoding mycoredoxin, with the protein MQGTVTMYSTTWCGYCQRLKKQMDREGIAYTEINIEQDPASAAFVEKANGGNQTVPTVLFADGSTLTNPSLAQVKQKIAA; encoded by the coding sequence ATGCAGGGCACTGTGACGATGTACAGCACCACGTGGTGCGGTTACTGCCAGCGGCTGAAGAAGCAGATGGACCGCGAAGGCATCGCGTACACCGAGATCAACATCGAGCAGGACCCGGCGTCCGCCGCGTTCGTGGAGAAGGCGAACGGCGGAAACCAGACGGTTCCGACCGTGCTGTTCGCCGATGGTTCGACGCTCACGAACCCGTCGCTGGCCCAGGTGAAGCAGAAGATCGCCGCCTGA
- a CDS encoding dipeptidase, whose translation MSLTPDSAVRTYIEQHRTAFLDDLAEWLRIPSVSAQPDHAPDVRRSADWLAAKLTETGFPTTEVWPTPGAPAVFAEWPSDVPGAPTVLVYGHHDVQPAALADGWDSEPFEPVVRDNRLYARGAADDKGQVFFHTLGVRAHLAATGRTAPAVNLKLLIEGEEESGSPHFRALVEERAERLAADAVIVSDTGMWSEDTPTVCTGMRGLAECEIQLYGPDQDIHSGSFGGAVPNPATAVARLVAALHDEHARVAVPGFYDGIVELTDRERALLAELPFDEEQWLRTAKSYATQGEAGHTTLERIWARPTAEVNGIGGGYQGAGSKTVIPSSAMVKLSFRLVAGQEPDHVEKVVRAWAVAQVPAGIRCEITFSGGTRPCLTPLDHPAVQSVVRAMGRAFEKPVRFTREGGSGPAADLQEVLGAPVLFLGISVPSDGWHAPNEKVELDLLLKGVETTAYLWGDLAEQWRHVP comes from the coding sequence ATGAGCCTGACCCCGGACAGCGCCGTCCGTACGTACATCGAGCAGCACCGCACCGCCTTCCTCGACGACCTCGCCGAGTGGCTGCGCATCCCCTCCGTGTCGGCCCAGCCCGACCACGCGCCCGACGTACGCCGCAGCGCCGACTGGCTCGCCGCCAAACTCACCGAGACCGGCTTCCCGACCACCGAGGTCTGGCCGACCCCGGGCGCCCCCGCCGTCTTCGCGGAGTGGCCCTCCGACGTCCCCGGCGCGCCCACGGTCCTGGTCTACGGTCACCACGACGTACAGCCCGCAGCCCTGGCGGACGGCTGGGACAGTGAGCCCTTCGAACCCGTCGTCCGCGACAACCGCCTCTACGCGCGCGGGGCGGCCGATGACAAGGGCCAGGTGTTCTTCCACACACTCGGCGTCCGCGCCCACCTCGCCGCCACCGGCCGCACGGCCCCGGCCGTCAACCTCAAGCTGCTCATCGAGGGCGAGGAGGAGTCCGGTTCGCCGCACTTCCGCGCCCTCGTCGAGGAGCGCGCGGAGCGCCTCGCCGCGGACGCCGTGATCGTCTCCGACACCGGCATGTGGTCCGAGGACACCCCCACCGTCTGCACCGGCATGCGGGGCCTCGCCGAGTGCGAGATCCAGCTCTACGGCCCCGACCAGGACATCCACTCCGGCTCCTTCGGCGGTGCCGTACCCAACCCCGCGACCGCCGTGGCCCGCCTGGTCGCCGCGCTGCACGACGAGCACGCACGCGTGGCCGTCCCCGGCTTCTACGACGGCATCGTCGAACTCACCGACCGGGAGCGCGCCCTCCTCGCCGAACTGCCGTTCGACGAGGAGCAGTGGCTGCGCACCGCCAAGTCGTACGCCACCCAGGGCGAGGCCGGGCACACCACCCTGGAGCGCATCTGGGCCCGCCCCACCGCCGAGGTCAACGGCATCGGGGGCGGCTACCAGGGAGCCGGCAGCAAGACCGTCATCCCGTCCTCCGCCATGGTGAAGCTGTCCTTCCGGCTCGTCGCCGGACAGGAACCCGACCACGTCGAGAAGGTCGTCCGCGCGTGGGCCGTCGCCCAGGTGCCCGCCGGGATCCGCTGCGAGATCACGTTCAGCGGCGGCACGCGTCCGTGTCTGACCCCGCTGGACCACCCGGCCGTGCAGTCCGTCGTCCGCGCCATGGGCCGCGCCTTCGAGAAGCCTGTCCGCTTCACCCGCGAGGGAGGCTCGGGGCCCGCCGCCGACCTCCAGGAGGTCCTGGGCGCGCCCGTGCTCTTCCTCGGCATCTCCGTCCCGTCCGACGGCTGGCACGCGCCCAACGAGAAGGTCGAACTGGATCTCCTCCTCAAGGGCGTCGAGACCACCGCGTACCTGTGGGGCGACCTGGCGGAGCAATGGCGCCATGTGCCCTGA